A region of Flocculibacter collagenilyticus DNA encodes the following proteins:
- a CDS encoding DUF2235 domain-containing protein, whose protein sequence is MKVQQKRIIVCCDGTWNEPDSNPTNVIKLVRSIKAVDEEGRHQVVFYDQGIGTHNYTDKVAGGVFGLGLAKNMLDGYRFIVHNYQQGDDIFLFGFSRGAYTVRALAGMIDTVGLLKKSQLTELRQAYEYYRTPPHQRAYNRYVNNLKPDITLLGVWDTVGALGAPTPLLKTLSNRWVGFFNTQLSSIVRNAYHALALDEKRHAFKPALWTGQISPSQIVEQTWFAGVHSDIGGGYEEHGLSDITLMWMIEKAQKIGLSVDEDYINNTEFCAPSAVGQLHDSHSLTHQWLERFQNKNGVRNIEGDINNPAINVTVHQSVKLRMKSLDDYRPENLERKVPESQAHERRNFERKVIDNLTGDLQRNKKHTDCNILDFSVLGGARIECDTKLKKNDKVTLASPEFARTVATCVWAKGGQYGVQFAA, encoded by the coding sequence ATGAAAGTCCAGCAAAAGCGCATTATTGTGTGTTGTGATGGTACGTGGAACGAACCAGATAGTAATCCTACTAACGTAATCAAGCTGGTGCGAAGTATTAAAGCGGTGGATGAAGAAGGTCGCCATCAGGTTGTGTTTTATGATCAAGGTATTGGCACGCACAACTATACGGATAAGGTTGCGGGCGGTGTATTTGGTCTTGGTTTAGCGAAAAACATGCTAGACGGGTATCGATTTATTGTTCATAACTACCAACAAGGTGATGACATTTTTTTGTTTGGTTTCAGCCGTGGTGCGTACACTGTTCGCGCTCTGGCAGGCATGATTGATACGGTTGGACTGCTTAAAAAATCACAGCTTACTGAGCTTCGCCAAGCGTATGAATATTATCGAACGCCACCTCATCAACGCGCTTATAATCGTTATGTTAATAATTTAAAACCTGATATTACTTTATTAGGTGTATGGGATACAGTTGGTGCGTTAGGCGCGCCTACCCCCTTGTTGAAAACACTGTCAAACCGTTGGGTTGGTTTTTTTAACACCCAACTTAGCAGTATTGTGCGCAACGCCTACCACGCATTAGCGCTGGATGAAAAACGCCATGCATTCAAACCTGCACTCTGGACGGGGCAAATATCGCCCAGTCAAATCGTAGAGCAAACCTGGTTTGCAGGCGTGCATTCAGACATTGGTGGTGGGTATGAAGAGCACGGTTTGTCAGACATTACATTAATGTGGATGATAGAAAAAGCGCAAAAAATCGGACTCTCGGTTGATGAAGATTACATCAATAACACTGAATTCTGCGCGCCGTCAGCGGTTGGACAATTACATGATTCCCACTCCCTCACTCATCAATGGTTAGAACGTTTTCAAAATAAAAACGGTGTACGCAATATTGAAGGCGACATTAATAATCCCGCAATCAATGTGACTGTGCATCAAAGTGTAAAATTAAGAATGAAGTCATTAGATGACTATCGACCAGAAAATCTAGAGCGCAAAGTGCCTGAAAGCCAAGCGCATGAGCGTCGCAACTTTGAGCGGAAAGTGATAGACAATTTGACCGGAGATTTACAGAGAAATAAAAAACACACTGACTGCAATATACTCGACTTTTCCGTACTGGGTGGTGCACGCATTGAATGTGATACCAAGCTGAAAAAAAACGACAAAGTCACCTTGGCATCTCCTGAATTCGCCCGCACTGTTGCCACGTGTGTGTGGGCAAAAGGTGGGCAATACGGCGTACAATTTGCGGCGTAG
- a CDS encoding YjaG family protein: MSKPKANNFQRIRLLSFEQQALIAATLLERMLPNYQLFSEVTEFGDYDVVANALDLIWQRLCIAGTKVNIEKLIEKVEPNIPEVEQFDMFGVYPAIDTLTAMISLLTALLNKDAEELLNVTKISQASVSKYIEYSFDVSEQEFDNHDVREHPLMQREIAFLKDTIDKVEPLKPSNETAKQLKALAKEDGMTNIGIEIA; the protein is encoded by the coding sequence ATGTCCAAGCCTAAGGCTAATAATTTTCAACGTATTCGTTTACTCAGTTTTGAACAACAAGCGCTGATTGCAGCTACTTTGTTAGAGCGTATGCTGCCTAATTATCAATTGTTTTCGGAAGTGACCGAGTTTGGTGATTATGATGTAGTTGCCAATGCATTAGATTTAATTTGGCAGCGTTTGTGCATTGCTGGTACTAAAGTGAATATTGAAAAGTTAATTGAAAAAGTTGAACCTAATATTCCTGAGGTTGAACAGTTCGATATGTTTGGCGTTTATCCTGCCATTGACACATTAACTGCGATGATTAGCTTACTGACTGCATTATTAAATAAAGATGCTGAAGAGTTACTGAATGTAACCAAAATTTCGCAAGCGAGCGTAAGTAAATACATTGAGTACAGTTTTGATGTAAGCGAACAAGAATTCGATAATCATGATGTGCGTGAGCATCCACTTATGCAACGTGAGATTGCGTTTTTGAAAGACACTATTGATAAAGTGGAGCCGTTAAAGCCGTCAAATGAGACAGCAAAGCAACTAAAAGCGCTTGCTAAAGAAGATGGCATGACGAATATTGGTATTGAAATCGCGTAA
- a CDS encoding HNH endonuclease: MKSRNTEFDMYSVSFSLSNKTTRKQYKTESGALRGIRHWLAKHQSEPNKSALLFAPNTTPELFTDSEQLLTDAPQVDNFYSSLAWQKLRVEALVRYGAKCVLCGADANDAKLQVDHIKPRSLYPDLALDINNLQILCEPCNKGKSNLYDMQWR; this comes from the coding sequence TTGAAATCGCGTAATACCGAGTTTGATATGTATTCAGTGTCTTTTTCGTTATCCAATAAAACAACACGCAAGCAATATAAAACAGAGTCAGGTGCGTTGCGGGGTATTCGTCACTGGTTAGCTAAACATCAAAGCGAGCCAAATAAATCAGCACTGTTGTTTGCTCCTAATACTACGCCAGAGTTATTTACAGACAGTGAGCAGTTGCTGACTGATGCACCACAGGTAGATAATTTTTATAGCAGCCTTGCTTGGCAAAAACTACGTGTTGAAGCGTTAGTGAGGTATGGAGCAAAATGCGTGTTATGTGGCGCAGATGCTAATGACGCTAAGTTGCAGGTTGATCATATTAAGCCCCGCTCGCTGTATCCAGATTTAGCATTAGACATTAATAACTTACAAATTTTATGCGAGCCCTGTAATAAGGGGAAATCTAATTTGTATGACATGCAATGGCGCTAA
- the ftsY gene encoding signal recognition particle-docking protein FtsY, whose product MSKKNKLFSWFGFNKKNKEDKKEQVTTEAQQAPVDNQPEKQVEAPAVQPQVIEDVPASDLDAKANEAVEPTDERDLVSSDPAKRDAEVTIEKSTLVSEAEVSAEAHIEALNDTDTQDHTLSGEEDALAFNTADMLQADQMDKVIEQKQVPTPEIETTPAPIIDAPKPEPVAEVEQEVAPEVASEIAPEVIATSEEAVQPAENTAEKALPEAKAGEAISETVQTPTEIKPEPVVEPVEPVEPAKPIEKEKPAEKQGFFSRLKQGLLKTKQNIGSGFASLFSGKKIDDELFEELETQLLVADVGIETTTKIIDNLTDHADRKQLKDGDALYGLLQQELADMLEQVDKPLVIKNDNGPFVILMVGVNGVGKTTTIGKLAKQYQAQGHSVMLAAGDTFRAAAVEQLQVWGERNDIPVIAQHTGADSASVIYDAFEAAKARKVDVLIADTAGRLQNKAHLMDELSKIVRVMKKLDPNAPHEIMLTIDAATGQNAISQTQLFNDAVGLTGITLTKLDGTAKGGVIFAVADKFDIPIRYIGVGEGIDDLREFKSNDFIKALFDREL is encoded by the coding sequence ATGTCAAAGAAAAACAAGTTATTTTCATGGTTCGGTTTTAATAAGAAAAACAAAGAAGATAAGAAAGAGCAAGTCACCACAGAAGCGCAACAAGCTCCTGTAGATAACCAGCCAGAAAAGCAAGTAGAAGCTCCTGCGGTACAACCACAAGTTATTGAGGACGTACCGGCCTCAGATTTAGATGCAAAAGCAAATGAAGCGGTTGAGCCAACAGACGAACGTGACTTAGTGAGTAGTGACCCTGCTAAACGCGATGCAGAAGTAACAATTGAAAAAAGCACGTTAGTTAGTGAAGCAGAGGTTTCAGCTGAGGCTCACATCGAAGCATTGAATGATACTGATACACAAGATCATACCTTATCGGGTGAAGAAGATGCACTGGCTTTCAATACTGCTGACATGTTGCAAGCGGACCAAATGGATAAGGTTATTGAACAAAAGCAGGTGCCGACTCCTGAGATAGAAACTACGCCTGCACCTATTATCGATGCTCCGAAACCTGAGCCTGTCGCTGAAGTAGAACAAGAAGTAGCACCAGAAGTAGCATCGGAAATAGCGCCAGAAGTAATTGCAACGTCGGAAGAGGCAGTACAGCCAGCAGAAAACACTGCTGAAAAAGCTCTACCTGAGGCCAAAGCAGGCGAGGCCATTTCTGAAACGGTGCAAACGCCTACAGAAATTAAACCTGAACCTGTTGTTGAACCTGTTGAACCTGTTGAGCCAGCCAAACCCATAGAAAAAGAAAAACCTGCAGAGAAACAAGGCTTCTTCAGCCGTTTAAAGCAAGGCTTACTGAAAACCAAGCAAAATATTGGTAGTGGGTTTGCGTCGTTATTCAGTGGTAAAAAAATTGATGACGAGCTATTTGAAGAATTAGAAACACAGTTGTTGGTTGCTGACGTAGGCATTGAAACCACCACTAAAATTATTGATAACTTAACCGATCATGCCGACAGAAAACAGCTAAAAGATGGCGATGCGCTGTATGGCTTATTACAGCAAGAGCTTGCTGATATGTTAGAGCAAGTAGACAAGCCGCTGGTGATTAAAAACGATAACGGTCCATTTGTTATTTTAATGGTTGGAGTAAATGGCGTTGGTAAAACCACCACGATTGGTAAATTAGCGAAACAATACCAAGCACAAGGTCACTCGGTGATGTTGGCGGCGGGTGACACATTCCGTGCCGCAGCGGTAGAGCAGTTGCAAGTGTGGGGAGAACGTAACGATATCCCTGTGATTGCACAACATACCGGTGCTGATAGCGCCTCAGTTATTTACGACGCATTTGAAGCTGCCAAAGCAAGAAAAGTGGACGTACTTATTGCAGATACCGCAGGACGATTACAAAACAAAGCACATTTGATGGATGAGCTAAGTAAAATTGTGCGTGTGATGAAGAAGTTAGATCCAAACGCACCACATGAAATAATGCTAACGATTGACGCAGCAACAGGTCAAAACGCTATCAGCCAAACTCAATTGTTTAATGATGCCGTTGGACTTACAGGGATCACCCTGACTAAGCTGGACGGCACTGCTAAAGGTGGGGTTATTTTTGCCGTTGCAGATAAATTCGATATTCCAATTCGCTACATAGGAGTAGGCGAAGGCATTGATGATTTACGCGAATTTAAGAGTAACGACTTTATCAAAGCGTTATTTGATAGAGAGTTATAA
- the ftsE gene encoding cell division ATP-binding protein FtsE, whose amino-acid sequence MIKFEHVSKTYPGGHRALEKVHFHIKPGDMCFLTGHSGAGKSTLLKLISVMERPSAGRVSINGTDLANVSKAQVPFVRRDIGMIFQNHRLLRDHNVFDNIALPLVIEGYTRSDIERRVMAALDKVGLSDKAKCYPDTLSGGEQQRVGIARAVVNKPPLLLADEPTGNLDPELSKDIMNIFEQFNQAGVTVLIATHDLGLIARMKYRTLTLDNGRMINDPLALEMSPST is encoded by the coding sequence ATGATAAAGTTTGAACATGTAAGTAAAACCTATCCAGGCGGACATAGAGCATTAGAAAAAGTCCACTTTCATATCAAACCAGGTGACATGTGTTTTCTTACTGGGCATTCCGGAGCGGGTAAAAGCACGCTATTAAAATTAATTAGCGTTATGGAACGCCCCTCGGCAGGGCGCGTTTCTATCAATGGCACCGACCTTGCCAATGTATCTAAAGCACAAGTGCCATTTGTACGCCGAGACATTGGCATGATCTTTCAAAATCACCGTTTACTGCGTGATCATAATGTTTTCGACAATATTGCATTACCCCTAGTTATAGAAGGCTACACCCGTAGCGACATTGAACGAAGAGTGATGGCTGCGTTAGATAAAGTGGGTTTGTCTGATAAAGCTAAATGTTACCCTGATACCCTTTCAGGTGGAGAGCAGCAGCGCGTAGGTATTGCTCGTGCCGTGGTTAATAAACCTCCCTTACTTTTGGCTGATGAACCTACTGGTAATTTAGATCCCGAACTATCAAAAGACATCATGAATATTTTTGAGCAGTTCAATCAGGCTGGGGTAACCGTGTTAATTGCAACGCACGACCTTGGCTTAATTGCTCGCATGAAATACCGCACACTTACGCTAGATAATGGTCGTATGATCAATGATCCCTTAGCGTTAGAAATGTCGCCTAGCACTTAA
- a CDS encoding divergent polysaccharide deacetylase family protein, with protein MRLKRTTLISVGMLLCAFNAFANNTNATTDHTAVGRVAIVIDDLGYHHYDMQAVELPGHITASILPHTPYAEKIAKHAQQLNKDVMLHIPMEAMSGKALGPGALTAAMKKDEVILSLMRAKQEIPFAVGVNNHMGSRLTAMQQPMQWTMEFLRKHNMFFLDSKTVAHSKAETVAKQNGVHALHRHVFLDNIQTEQEMLKEFKRMIRIAQRYKSAVAIAHPYPETFTFLRKYLPELKSKYNVDLVPISELLPQPNNILLARAENGSTKNNRPDNHSATKAPKPSTIEATKVSRPVVKSGLATE; from the coding sequence GTGCGCTTAAAAAGAACAACACTTATATCTGTTGGCATGTTGCTGTGTGCTTTTAATGCATTTGCCAATAACACTAACGCGACAACTGATCACACTGCTGTCGGTAGGGTTGCCATTGTCATTGATGATCTTGGATACCATCATTACGATATGCAAGCAGTTGAACTGCCTGGACACATAACTGCGTCCATTTTACCTCACACGCCTTATGCAGAAAAAATTGCTAAACACGCTCAACAGCTTAATAAAGATGTCATGCTGCATATTCCGATGGAGGCAATGAGTGGTAAAGCCCTAGGGCCAGGCGCTCTTACTGCTGCAATGAAAAAAGACGAAGTAATTTTGTCATTAATGCGGGCAAAACAAGAAATTCCATTTGCTGTGGGTGTGAATAATCACATGGGCAGCCGACTAACCGCTATGCAACAACCAATGCAATGGACAATGGAATTTTTGCGCAAACATAATATGTTCTTTTTAGACAGCAAAACCGTTGCGCACAGTAAAGCCGAAACAGTAGCCAAACAAAATGGCGTTCATGCTCTGCACCGCCATGTATTTCTTGATAACATTCAAACAGAACAAGAGATGCTGAAAGAGTTTAAGCGAATGATCCGCATCGCACAACGCTACAAGTCGGCAGTTGCGATTGCACACCCCTATCCTGAAACCTTTACGTTTTTAAGAAAGTATCTACCTGAGCTAAAGTCAAAATATAACGTAGATTTAGTACCTATTTCAGAGCTATTACCTCAGCCAAACAATATATTATTGGCCAGAGCCGAAAACGGCAGTACTAAAAATAATCGTCCTGACAATCATAGTGCGACTAAAGCCCCCAAACCGTCTACCATTGAAGCGACTAAAGTGAGTCGTCCGGTCGTTAAAAGCGGGCTGGCGACAGAGTAA
- the ftsX gene encoding permease-like cell division protein FtsX, with product MSLLFKERQTGAATIQRGAVQRFVMAMIHHIRQAIGSLGELWRTPAASLMTIGVLGISLTLPTTLHLIVKNMSTISNSWDSAAEITLFLKQDISTKQRAGLIQRVSLFKEVESVDFISKEQGLQDFQRLSGFGPALNALNNNPLPDVLLVVPQIKHRTPEQAKILLTKLQKQREVEFGKLDIDWLERLNAIVNLLKQSVFSIAVLLLAAVLLIIGNTIRLNIMNKKEEIEVMKLVGATESFIRWPFLYTGAWYGLFGGVLAFLCVTGLIVWLDGAISRVAGLYDSDFSLNHLTFTELGTLLLVSVILGLVGSWLSVNRYVAQIEPD from the coding sequence ATGAGCTTGTTATTTAAAGAAAGACAAACAGGTGCAGCAACAATTCAACGTGGCGCGGTACAACGTTTTGTAATGGCAATGATTCATCACATTCGACAAGCAATTGGTAGTTTGGGTGAATTATGGCGTACACCCGCAGCATCACTGATGACCATTGGTGTATTAGGAATAAGCTTAACCCTACCCACCACTCTGCATTTAATTGTGAAGAATATGAGCACGATTAGTAATAGTTGGGATAGCGCAGCTGAGATAACATTATTTTTAAAGCAAGATATTAGTACGAAACAGCGAGCAGGATTAATTCAGCGGGTCAGTTTATTTAAAGAGGTTGAGTCGGTCGATTTTATCTCTAAAGAACAAGGGTTGCAGGATTTTCAGCGTTTATCAGGTTTTGGTCCTGCGTTGAACGCATTAAATAACAACCCGCTACCTGATGTATTGCTGGTGGTGCCTCAAATTAAACATCGCACACCAGAGCAAGCAAAAATATTATTAACTAAGCTACAAAAGCAGCGTGAAGTAGAGTTCGGTAAGTTAGATATTGACTGGCTGGAACGTTTAAACGCCATTGTTAACTTACTTAAACAAAGCGTTTTTTCCATTGCGGTACTCTTATTAGCTGCGGTGTTACTGATTATTGGTAACACTATTCGATTAAACATCATGAATAAAAAAGAAGAAATCGAAGTGATGAAGTTAGTTGGCGCTACCGAGTCATTTATTCGCTGGCCATTTTTATACACAGGTGCTTGGTATGGTTTATTTGGTGGTGTACTCGCATTTTTATGTGTCACTGGCTTAATTGTGTGGCTAGACGGTGCTATCAGCCGAGTGGCAGGTTTATACGACAGTGATTTCAGCCTCAACCACCTTACCTTTACGGAATTAGGTACCTTATTGTTGGTATCAGTAATTTTAGGCTTAGTTGGGTCGTGGTTATCAGTTAACCGTTATGTCGCACAAATCGAGCCAGATTAA
- a CDS encoding EAL and HDOD domain-containing protein, translating into MYYFVARQAIFDENNNVVAYELLYRDGNNNSFPVHIDSNQATSRLITQSHLVSGLEAIVQNKLAFVNFSEDTLLHNFPTSFDPKTVIIEVLEDVPISDELISTCNKLHEAGYQIAFDDFDFDPRWEPLTPYISIIKVDILEYNILQIAKMVRDIDTSKITLLAEKVETREQYNKLKQLGFTLFQGYFFAKPEILKQRNITPAKHALFDLIGETAKPELDLDKVTEIIQCDVALSYKLLRFINSAAFSNQQEIASLKHALVYMGQVELKKFISLIALSRLCEDKTDELISMSIVRAKFCSNIAIHRLEPENPPTAFLTGLFSLIDAMLDMTLDEVMAMLPVQDEIKAAIIKFHGQLGEYLTLAIAYEKADWEVVMKLVDSLELTDECIHDAYYEAIKWANSFVSIK; encoded by the coding sequence ATGTATTATTTTGTAGCACGTCAGGCCATTTTTGATGAAAACAATAATGTTGTAGCCTACGAGTTATTATATCGCGATGGTAATAACAATAGTTTTCCGGTTCATATAGATTCAAACCAAGCAACCTCAAGGCTCATCACGCAAAGCCACCTAGTGTCGGGCCTTGAAGCGATTGTCCAAAATAAGTTAGCGTTCGTTAACTTTAGTGAGGACACCCTTTTACATAACTTTCCCACATCGTTTGACCCTAAAACGGTCATTATTGAAGTATTGGAAGATGTCCCGATTAGCGACGAATTAATAAGTACCTGTAACAAACTGCATGAAGCTGGCTACCAAATTGCCTTTGATGACTTTGATTTTGACCCACGCTGGGAGCCACTAACCCCTTACATCTCAATTATTAAAGTAGACATTTTAGAATACAATATTTTGCAAATTGCTAAAATGGTACGCGATATCGATACCAGTAAAATAACGCTACTGGCTGAAAAAGTAGAAACCCGAGAACAATATAATAAATTAAAACAGCTCGGCTTTACCCTATTTCAAGGATACTTTTTTGCCAAGCCTGAAATTCTAAAACAACGTAACATTACCCCGGCCAAACACGCATTATTTGACCTTATTGGCGAAACAGCCAAACCTGAGCTGGACTTAGACAAGGTTACTGAAATTATACAATGTGATGTGGCACTGTCTTATAAACTATTACGCTTTATTAATAGTGCGGCATTTTCTAACCAACAAGAAATTGCATCTTTGAAACATGCGCTGGTATACATGGGACAAGTAGAGCTGAAAAAGTTTATTTCGCTCATTGCACTCTCACGCTTATGTGAAGATAAAACTGACGAGCTTATTTCAATGTCGATTGTACGCGCTAAGTTTTGTTCAAATATTGCCATACATCGCTTAGAACCTGAAAACCCACCCACCGCATTTTTAACTGGATTATTTTCATTGATTGACGCCATGCTCGATATGACTCTAGATGAAGTCATGGCCATGTTGCCTGTACAAGACGAAATAAAAGCCGCCATTATCAAGTTTCATGGTCAGCTAGGTGAATATCTTACTCTCGCCATCGCCTACGAAAAAGCAGATTGGGAAGTAGTCATGAAACTTGTTGATAGTTTAGAGTTGACTGACGAATGTATTCATGACGCTTATTATGAAGCAATCAAATGGGCAAACAGTTTCGTCAGTATTAAATAA
- the rsmD gene encoding 16S rRNA (guanine(966)-N(2))-methyltransferase RsmD, with the protein MQRSKSSQRANTKAHKSAGKSGSIRIISGKFKGRRLPVKDAEGLRPTTDRVKETVFNWLMPYCANAVVLDCFAGSGGLAFEALSRHAESATIIEMNKQAAEQIKQNLQLLDITNATLTQGDALKVLASDGHPHNLVFIDPPFRKNLATPVCDLLEKNDWLADDAVIYLEMESELGEPVVPDSWQLLKEKIAGQVAYRLYERCVKR; encoded by the coding sequence ATGCAACGTAGCAAGTCATCTCAGCGCGCCAACACTAAAGCCCATAAATCAGCGGGAAAATCGGGCAGTATTCGAATTATTAGCGGCAAATTTAAAGGCCGTCGCCTGCCAGTAAAAGATGCCGAAGGGCTTCGTCCAACCACAGATCGCGTTAAAGAAACGGTATTTAATTGGCTCATGCCATATTGTGCGAATGCAGTTGTATTAGATTGTTTTGCTGGTTCAGGTGGGTTGGCATTTGAAGCCCTTTCCCGCCATGCAGAGAGTGCGACTATTATAGAAATGAACAAGCAAGCGGCAGAACAAATAAAACAGAATCTACAACTGTTAGATATTACCAATGCAACGCTAACACAGGGTGATGCCTTAAAGGTCTTGGCAAGTGATGGACACCCTCATAATTTAGTCTTTATTGACCCACCTTTTCGCAAAAACCTAGCCACACCAGTGTGCGACTTGCTTGAAAAAAACGACTGGTTAGCGGACGATGCGGTTATTTATTTAGAAATGGAAAGTGAGTTAGGCGAGCCTGTTGTGCCTGATTCGTGGCAGCTGCTAAAGGAAAAAATTGCGGGGCAAGTTGCCTACCGTTTGTATGAACGTTGCGTAAAGCGCTAA
- the rpoH gene encoding RNA polymerase sigma factor RpoH gives MSKQMQSMALTVPSGGSIESYMQMVNGIPMLTAAEEKQLAERLVQDEDLQAAQKLIMSHLRFVVHIAKGYAGYGLPQADLIQEGNIGLMKAVKRFDPTVGVRLVSFAVHWIKAEIHEFVLKNWRIVKVATTKAQRKLFFNLRKSKKRLGWFNREEIKTVAETLGVSEREVVEMESRMSNSDMAFDLSNDDDDNATTSFAPVQYLEDHSSDVADTVEQQQWDNHANQKLAAALRTLDERSQDIINSRWLLDSKQTLQDLADKYSVSAERVRQLEKNAMKKLQAAMS, from the coding sequence ATGAGCAAACAAATGCAATCAATGGCACTGACTGTTCCTTCTGGTGGCAGTATTGAGTCATACATGCAAATGGTAAACGGCATCCCAATGTTAACTGCTGCTGAAGAAAAGCAATTAGCAGAGCGCTTAGTGCAAGACGAAGATCTGCAAGCTGCGCAAAAGTTGATTATGTCGCACCTAAGGTTTGTTGTGCATATTGCTAAAGGCTATGCAGGCTATGGTTTACCGCAGGCTGATTTAATTCAGGAAGGGAATATAGGCTTGATGAAAGCCGTAAAACGTTTTGATCCAACTGTGGGTGTGCGCTTAGTGTCTTTTGCGGTACATTGGATTAAAGCAGAAATTCATGAATTCGTTTTAAAAAATTGGCGCATTGTAAAAGTTGCGACTACTAAAGCGCAGCGTAAATTATTCTTTAATTTACGTAAGTCTAAAAAGCGTTTAGGCTGGTTTAATCGTGAAGAGATTAAAACAGTTGCTGAAACACTTGGTGTTTCAGAGCGTGAAGTGGTTGAGATGGAATCGCGTATGAGTAATAGCGATATGGCATTTGATTTATCTAACGATGATGATGACAATGCAACTACAAGCTTTGCGCCAGTTCAGTATTTAGAAGACCATAGCTCTGATGTTGCCGACACGGTTGAGCAACAGCAATGGGATAATCACGCTAATCAAAAATTAGCAGCGGCGTTACGTACCCTTGATGAACGTAGCCAAGACATTATTAATTCAAGATGGTTGCTTGATAGTAAGCAAACACTGCAAGACTTGGCTGATAAGTACTCTGTTTCTGCAGAGCGTGTTCGTCAGTTAGAAAAAAATGCAATGAAAAAGCTACAAGCTGCAATGTCTTAA